One genomic segment of Oncorhynchus mykiss isolate Arlee chromosome 10, USDA_OmykA_1.1, whole genome shotgun sequence includes these proteins:
- the LOC110533745 gene encoding neurite extension and migration factor gives MDVFQEPNFAVLASNLEQINKGDENESHNQDSSLKLDSPDTTPKANLPKGGPESERTSLSPSSPLSPTETPEPSTTTADDSSSTHTISLTSSCSTKLVSHWALPEDCSDKAAFTMMETGSVSALSGGDCLMPQSRTCLGCFIESKDATEPEPGLDLGRDYDPCPVSCPDMAMQCMSSGIRYGDQLLSDQLLSYPEHKVRAVEKTDEEKSAEDSDSEDATSKSIYEGLLLDKCNGEEALLANSSQDWGCFESFISESKIELLDLCSKNELSVNLFSEEDVDNYMFDDEDSTLGSDVCSLKIRYESFQDNVREKTNTIQEETQFNFFPSVVAKKEGEGAVKKEAEVPQVNGEKVEVWAAGEKVDKNNSSSSAEVMPSVSPESSYLFDFNNSTEDSGEYSDDSSCTGSSLDTCQTKRKHCFLSRENSSSSSQLSYGLRSKRKVRYSDDYLYDVDSIESEKNTEKKEKQPVGPKKEEDDDWCPKKRRKSSRKEPPVIIKYIIINRFKGEKHMLVKLGKIDTSETTVSLSKDLVHKYHRMAPLKDYWQKRRQEMQEQRRLAAGDKNTFPNGCRRSLNSSLTKRKYRIANRVRIQRIHTVELSPNHADHKQEVRAAEDQAACTDMASITTTTSDCAARLDQGSVTGKSRSLEREGKRLGNKILKLRKFKSEARLKSKKMTEAQQEDGKTVVHLHEVGPLSPSQHPDIVYSKAGSPQLCDDSTVSVDPTEKSTFTPAPCSSSSTMTHPVNVNSGLPVIPGGYLQTLLDASDSSSNTGLSYYSQQQQQQNPRQQFPHGLYQEENPFTNLQLAQSCVLSPPSESELQQSPSNSNQMEPNFTHISWQSGGEQLPFTSDIPPESAGFSNTMPLPMTNNLPLSGYSQVNVDGNRLLNDKAHLPEEPPGPDSTLQASRSAEEEQVQFHIVTLNTENSRLASYDSMGSLSASSSNYSTMSHKSCEKESEEDVNENFLAHCSPKLVIQQSTDEITPLRESTDLLDISNFTPDKFRHSSLSEMSPPDTPNLSPQVMGPEMRESLGKAREFQGETGDMTLSTTPDGTKWDCNVLPQQNHDGRAINNHQFQFHTFNDNDGTGLGDKIDGTDVFDEQAESIGDRTKGPKSKRKTTSKQKTKTPRAPKTEKNKAPRQNSRSSKKLKALLDAKAKAKGEESEGLAGLSEDWPLLVEHGGGWVDGGNNNNSAVDDDQREFEEPSNILSNIVSGMAEVERFMKVSIEPLWDPMSGLCQPPEANSLKTKTLKILAGTTADVRKKGGYATSPGAGRGRKATGRGAKNQSKFIPSNPFFPPLTLDCNMFNKSSLGIPGICGPAHKKMYRHKTSAKFAGDENNTGKRDSSKNVALMASYEKLR, from the exons ATGGATGTTTTTCAAGAACCCAACTTTGCTGTGCTGGCTTCAAACCTGGAACAGATCAACAAAGGGGACGAGAATG AATCACACAACCAGGACAGTTCTTTGAAGCTAGACAGTCCCGACACCACTCCTAAAGCCAATCTACCAAAAGGAGGCCCTGAGAGTGAGAGGACCTCACTTAGCCCATCCTCACCTCTCAGCCCAACAGAGACCCCTGAGCCCAGCACCACTACTGCTGATGACTCCTCCTCCACTCACACcatctccctcacctcctcctgctccaccaAGTTGGTGAGTCACTGGGCTCTTCCAGAGGACTGTAGTGACAAGGCTGCCTTCACCATGATGGAGACAGGGAGTGTCTCGGCCCTGTCTGGGGGGGACTGCCTTATGCCACAGAGCCGCACCTGCCTGGGCTGCTTCATTGAGAGCAAGGACGCTACAGAGCCTGAGCCAGGGCTGGACCTGGGCCGGGACTATGAcccctgtcctgtctcctgtcctgACATGGCCATGCAGTGCATGAGTTCTGGTATCCGCTACGGGGATCAGCTACTCTCAGACCAGCTCCTCAGCTACCCAGAGCACAAGGTTAGAGCGGTGGAGAAGACAGATGAGGAGAAGTCAGCGGAGGACAGTGACTCGGAGGATGCCACGTCAAAGAGTATCTACGAAGGCCTGCTCCTGGACAAGTGCAACGGTGAGGAGGCTCTGCTGGCCAACTCCAGCCAGGACTGGGGCTGCTTTGAGTCCTTTATCAGCGAGAGTAAGATCGAGCTGCTGGACCTCTGCTCTAAGAACGAGCTCTCTGTAAACCTCTTCTCAGAAGAGGACGTAGACAACTATATGTTTGATGATGAGGACTCCACCCTGGGCAGCGACGTGTGCTCGCTGAAGATCCGCTACGAGTCCTTCCAGGACAACGTCCGAGAGAAGACCAACACCATTCAGGAGGAAACCCAGTTCAACTTCTTCCCAAGTGTCGTCGCcaaaaaggagggagagggagcagtgaAGAAGGAAGCTGAAGTGCCGCAGGTGAATGGAGAGAAGGTCGAAGTCTGGGCGGCTGGAGAAAAGGTTGACaaaaacaacagcagcagctctGCTGAAGTGATGCCCAGTGTCAGTCCAGAGAGCAGCTACCTGTTTGACTTCAACAACTCCACAGAGGACTCTGGAGAGTACAGCGATGACAGCTCCTGTACTGGATCCTCCCTTGACACCTGCCAGACCAAACGGAAACACTGCTTCCTCTCCAGGGAGAACTCCAGCTCCTCCAGTCAGCTGAGCTATGGGCTGAGGTCCAAGAGGAAAGTCCGATACAGCGACGACTATCTGTACGACGTGGATTCTATCGAGAGCGAGAAGAACACGGAGAAAAAGGAGAAGCAGCCGGTGGGTCCAAAAAAAGAGGAGGATGACGACTGGTGTCCAAAGAAGAGGAGAAAATCCTCACGAAAAGAGCCTCCGGTGATAATCAAATACATCATCATAAACCGATTTAAAGGGGAGAAGCACATGTTAGTAAAGCTGGGAAAAATTGACACATCAGAGACAACAGTAAGCTTAAGTAAGGACTTAGTTCATAAGTACCATAGAATGGCCCCTCTGAAAGACTACTGGCAAAAGAGGCGCCAGGAAATGCAGGAGCAGCGCAGGCTGGCTGCTGGTGATAAAAACACATTTCCGAATGGCTGCAGGCGTTCCCTTAATTCTAGCCTGACAAAACGAAAATACAGGATTGCAAATAGAGTCCGGATTCAAAGAATTCACACTGTAGAGCTCTCGCCAAACCACGCCGATCACAAGCAAGAGGTGCGAGCAGCTGAGGATCAGGCTGCCTGTACAGATATGgcatcaataacaacaacaacctccgACTGTGCTGCTAGATTAGACCAAGGAAGTGTGACAGGAAAAAGCAGATCgctagagagggaggggaaaagacTTGGAAATAAGATTTTGAAACTAAGGAAATTTAAAAGCGAGGCCAGACTGAAGTCGAAAAAAATGACAGAGGCTCAGCAGGAGGATGGTAAAACTGTGGTTCACCTACATGAGGTTGGCCCACTATCCCCAAGTCAGCACCCTGACATAGTTTACTCTAAAGCAGGTAGCCCCCAGCTTTGTGATGACTCTACTGTCAGTGTCGACCCCACTGAAAAGTCTACTTTTACACCAGCCCCCTGCTCCTCTTCCAGCACAATGACCCATCCTGTAAATGTGAATAGTGGTCTGCCTGTCATCCCCGGAGGCTACCTACAGACATTACTAGATGCCTCTGACTCATCCAGTAACACTGGACTGTCATATTactcccagcagcagcagcagcagaatcCCCGACAACAGTTTCCCCATGGGCTCTACCAGGAAGAGAATCCATTCACTAACCTACAGCTGGCCCAGAGCTGTGTTCTATCTCCTCCCTCAGAGTCCGAGCTCCAACAATCCCCCTCTAACTCCAATCAGATGGAGCCAAACTTCACTCACATATCATGGCAGTCTGGAGGTGAACAGCTACCATTTACATCTGACATTCCACCTGAATCTGCTGGCTTTTCCAACACCATGCCTTTGCCAATGACAAACAACTTGCCCTTGTCAGGATATAGTCAAGTCAATGTAGATGGTAACAGACTGCTGAATGATAAGGCACATTTACCTGAAGAGCCACCAGGACCAGACTCAACCCTACAGGCCAGCCGGTCAGCTGAAGAGGAACAGGTGCAGTTCCATATAGTCACTCTAAACACAGAGAACAGCAGGCTGGCCAGctatgactctatgggttcactgTCGGCCTCCTCTAGCAACTACAGCACTATGAGTCACAAGTCCTGTGAGAAGGAGAGTGAAGAGGATGTGAATGAGAACTTCTTGGCCCACTGTAGTCCCAAACTGGTGATCCAGCAAAGTACTGATGAAATCACTCCCCTTAGGGAGTCCACAGACCTACTGGACATCTCCAACTTCACCCCCGATAAGTTCAGGCACTCGTCGTTGTCAGAGATGTCGCCACCCGACACACCAAATCTCTCCCCACAGGTGATGGGTCCAGAAATGAGGGAAAGCCTAGGAAAGGCCAGGGAGTTtcaaggagagacaggagacatgaCTCTCTCAACTACACCTGATGGGACTAAGTGGGACTGTAATGTCCTGCCACAACAAAACCATGATGGCAGAGCGATAAACAATCATCAGTTCCAGTTCCATACTTTCAATGACAATGATGGCACAGGGTTAGGTGATAAGATTGACGGCACGGACGTCTTTGATGAGCAGGCTGAATCTATTGGAGACCGAACTAAAGGTCCCAAGTCAAAAAGGAAAACAACCAGTAAACAGAAAACCAAGACTCCAAGGGCCCCCAAGACAGAGAAGAACAAAGCCCCTAGACAGAATTCTCGATCATCCAAAAAGCTAAAAGCCCTGCTTGATGCAAAGGCAAAGGCGAAAGGTGAAGAAAGTGAAGGTCTTGCTGGACTGTCAGAAGACTGGCCTTTACTGGTGGAGCACGGTGGGGGCTGGGTAGACGgcggaaacaacaacaacagtgctGTGGATGACGACCAGCGAGAGTTTGAGGAGCCCTCCAACATCCTGTCCAACATAGTCTCTGGGATGGCAGAGGTCGAGAGGTTTATGAAGGTGTCCATCGAGCCACTATGGGACCCCATGTCTGGACTCTGTCAGCCTCCAGAGGCCAACAGCCTTAAAACTAAGACACTCAAAATCCTGGCGGGCACAACAGCTGACGTCAGGAAAAAGGGTGGTTATGCCACCTCCCCTGGGGCAGGAAGGGGCAGGAAGGCAACTGGCAGGGGAGCCAAAAACCAATCCAAGTTCATTCCTTCAAACCCCTtcttcccccctctcactctaGACTGCAACATGTTCAACAAGTCCAGCCTCGGTATACCTGGCATCTGTGGGCCCGCACACAAAAAAATGTACCGTCACAAAACCAGTGCAAAATTTGCTGGAGACGAAAACAATACAGGGAAGCGGGACTCGAGCAAGAATGTAGCTCTGATGGCCTCTTATGAGAAACTGAGGTAA